A segment of the Candidatus Ancaeobacter aquaticus genome:
CTAGGTCGTACCAATGAAGCTTATTCTCTCCGCAGGCAGTGTAAAGAAAACAGACATCCTGCCTATTCTCTTTACACTCCACTGCTGGGCTATTCCAATGTAGTATTCTGCTGCTCCCTCCTTGTCCACGTGCTCATTCCTTCGGAATGAAACGAGGCAAGCAGTCGCAGTATTGTGTGGCACTAGGTCATGCCACGCCTCGCCGAGGCTGGCTCGGCTTTTTTACCCCTTCTTTTTGTTTTGCTTTACCTTGGGTTTTTTAGCGAGCGGCTTGATGAGTTTGTTTCCTGTAAGGAATATAATCTTATTAAGGTGCGAGCGAATTTATAAGGAGGCTATGCACAAATAATTTTTTCTTCCCACAGACTTCTGACTGGATTGTATAAGAAGATATTATTTGTGAATAAATAAAGCCGACACACTCCTTATTGGATTTGATTTTATTGCAGGGTTGGACTATAATTTGGAACATGAAACGTTTACTTCTAAATATAATAATTCTTTTTAGCCTTCTCTCTCCCCTATTTTCTACAAATGCATTCTCTGAAGAAATTACACCTTTGAGTAATCAAGAATACTTTACTGCTGTTCATAAATCTTTCGCTGAAGCCAAAGACTCCATTTATGTTGTTATGTACTACATTAATTTCAAAAAAGACCAACCTAAGTCTACGGTCTCTATATTGGTTAATGACTTGGTTAAAGCTAAAGAACGTGGTGTTGATGTTAAGGTTGTCCTCGATCAAACTATCGTTTTCAAAGGAAACAGGCTTCTTGGAAGAGATTATGAAAAGGCTGAAAAAAATAGAAGGGCTTTTGATTATCTTAAAGCAAACGGTATTGATGTTTCTTTTGATAAGCTTGAGATATACACCCATGGTAAATGTATCCTTATTGATGGAGAGATAGTCATTATTGGGAGTCATAACTGGACAAAGAATGCTTTAACAAGGAGCAATGAATATTCTGTACTTTTTAAATCAAAAGACGTCGCAAACGATTTTCTGGATGATTTTAAAAAGATACAGATTGATCATGAGGCAAGCGCAAAGGTATCTCAAAAATATATCATTTTTAATACTGATATTATGCTTGCAGTATTAAGTGATTTTGTTTCTCATTCAAATGATTATTTTTGGAACGTATACATGTATCTTGTGGGTCATTACAATCCAGGCAAAGAAATAAACTTTGATTACAAGAAAGTCGCTGAATATATTGGAATTTCCGACAGAATGTCGAAAAATAAATATAGAGAAATGCTTGGTTATCAAACGTTAAGGAATTTACAAAATAAATATGGACTCCTCAAATATGCACCTGTAAGAGGGAAAAATGCTAAAGTTATATTAAAGCCATTTAATGATACTAAAAAGAAATATTTTGAGATTCCGGAGAAATTCTGGGGAACGGGTTGGGATATGAGATTGTCACTTTCCGGAAGATACTGCTATTTTATAAATCTTATAGAAGGCGGACCTGAACACAAAATGTGGATGATGAGCAAAAAGGCACTAGTCGAAAAGTATAAAGTTGGAAAAGAAGTTATTAGCAACGGAATGGCTGAACTTAGACACTGGAATTTGCTCGAAATCGAATATGGCAATATAGATTCTGGTAAAGGATATAATAACAGATTACCAAATAGATATAGGTTAAAGAATTTATACAGTATTGAAAATTTCAGCAAGGAACTTGGAAAACTTTATGACAAGTATGGAAAAAACAAGGTTAAAGAGGCTCAAGAATACGCCAGGCTTGTCTTTTGCGAGAATAATCTAGTTGATGTAGAAGATATTATTAAGATGATCGATGAATACGGAATTGATAAAGTGAACTACGCTTTCGATAGGATAAAAGATAGGTCAAAAGATAACCCGAAAAGAAGCATAGCTTATGTGAAGGGGATATTGCAGAGTATGGCAATGGAAACAGATAAATGAATAATCAAAAAATGGAAACCTAATTATGTTCACTGGCAATCGCCTAACCAAAGTATTTAACTCATCAAAGGAAATTCCATTTGATGATTCGTCTAAATTTATTTTATTTAGTGATTGTCACCGAGGTGACAACAGTCTGGCAGATGACTTTGCTCATAATCAAAATATCTTTTTTTATGCGTTGAACCACTACTATAACAACGGATTTTCCTACATTGAAATCGGAGATGGAGATGAGCTTTGGGAAAACAGAAGATTTGCTACAATAAGAAGTGCCTATAACCATATATTTAAGTTAATGAGTAAATTTCATCAGGATAATAGATTTTATTTTATCTGGGGAAATCACAACAGGAAATGGAAAAATCCTAAGAACGTTAAGAAACACCTTTACAGCTATTATAACGAGCGTAAAGATTGCTATGAACCGCTATTTGAAGGTATAGAAACACATGAAGGTTTAATACTTCAATATTCGGATACAAAAAATAAAATATTCCTGACACACGGACATCAGGGACAATTAATGAATAGGAAATGAATAGGTGTGACCCCTTCACCTTCACCTATATGTTGGCCAAGTGGTTAAAACTGCCGTACAGAGACGCCGCGCCATCAGCGCTTATTAGTGCGAGTAACCACTTCGAGGTTGCAATAGCTACTGCTGCAATGCTTTTCGGATTATCTTCAGGGGCGTCACTTGCGACTGTTGTTGGAGTATTGATTGAAGTACCGGTTATGCTTATGCTGGTCAGGGTATGTCTGAGAACGAGGAATGCATTTTCGGATACTGGTAACGTCACATAGTTTTCCTATTTATTGTTTTTATCTGTTGTAGTAGAATCATGGGATGATATACTCTATTATGCGTAGTGTTGGTGCACATTTAATATTCCTTACAATACTTATTGCGTCTATCTATGAATAGGTGTGTCCCCTTTATTTTCGTAAAGACCCCTTTTTCACTCAGAGCTGTATCGTATAGGCGTTTATTTCTTAGAGATACCAGAGAGTAATAAAGGAATATTATCAAATTGCATCGAATTTCCAAAAGAATCAGACTAAATGCATGCCGAGATCTGGTCATAACACAACTGCATAAAAGGAATATTTTGTTTAATTTCAATAATTTACAATATGTAATTATCAGGTTAGATACCCGAAGGTCATTAAATTCTCACCTAGAAAAAAATCAAGACCATTTATTAATAAAAATATCTATTTGTCGGACAATAAGATACGATGAGAATAGATCATTTATGGCATGACGTAGGCGATAAAGCAATTGCTTGTGTTGCCGACGTATTAAAGAGTTCTTTGCGTTAATGTATGATGAAAAACGAACACGGCATAAAGTAACAGTTGATGTTGACTATAAAGAGGTTAACAAAGTAGGAGTGGATCTTTAAATATGAAAAATATAATTTCAAAACGAACTGTTTTTAAAGGCGAACCTATCGTAGGTGGATTTGCTGTTGGGTATGTTTTTTATTATCAGGATATTTTAACTCGTCACGTTGAGAAGAGAGATTTGAAAAAATGGCAGGTGGAAGGAGAAATTAAAAAGTTTCAACAGGCTAGTGATAAAGTTCACGGAGACCTCGGCAATTTAAAGTCAAAAGTTGCGAAAGAAATTGACCCGGAACATGCTGAGATTTTTACTGCCCACCAACTCATTTTAAAAGATGACGCACTGGTTGAGGATATTGAAAAAGGCCTGAAGGATCAGAAACTCAATGTTGAACACATTGTACAGGAAGTATTTGAAGATCGGAAGGATAAAATAAAAAGAAATAAGAACGATTTCATTCAAAAAAGGGCAATTGATGTCGTCGATGTTGGCAGGCGCCTCATGAGGGCTCTTACCGGGAGAACGAATAAAAACAGTGCTTTGAATCTTGCCGAGAATTCTGTTATTTTTGCGCAGAGGTTGCTTCCATCGGACACAGCATCTTTCAATATAAAAAATGTTAAAGCAATCGTTACGGTTGAAGGAACGCAAAATTCGCATTCTGCGATTCTCGCAAAGGCTTTGGATATCCCCTTTGTTTCCAA
Coding sequences within it:
- a CDS encoding phospholipase D-like domain-containing protein, translating into MKRLLLNIIILFSLLSPLFSTNAFSEEITPLSNQEYFTAVHKSFAEAKDSIYVVMYYINFKKDQPKSTVSILVNDLVKAKERGVDVKVVLDQTIVFKGNRLLGRDYEKAEKNRRAFDYLKANGIDVSFDKLEIYTHGKCILIDGEIVIIGSHNWTKNALTRSNEYSVLFKSKDVANDFLDDFKKIQIDHEASAKVSQKYIIFNTDIMLAVLSDFVSHSNDYFWNVYMYLVGHYNPGKEINFDYKKVAEYIGISDRMSKNKYREMLGYQTLRNLQNKYGLLKYAPVRGKNAKVILKPFNDTKKKYFEIPEKFWGTGWDMRLSLSGRYCYFINLIEGGPEHKMWMMSKKALVEKYKVGKEVISNGMAELRHWNLLEIEYGNIDSGKGYNNRLPNRYRLKNLYSIENFSKELGKLYDKYGKNKVKEAQEYARLVFCENNLVDVEDIIKMIDEYGIDKVNYAFDRIKDRSKDNPKRSIAYVKGILQSMAMETDK